A genomic window from Streptomyces broussonetiae includes:
- a CDS encoding ABC transporter permease, with the protein MTAAAPTALQRRPGTGWLRRGFLAHGLLFRISLSLLLLFVLVALFAPWLAPHDPTVGDFATVMAGPSADHLLGTDQGGHDTFSALLEGARTSLLGPLGVVVFSSLSGIAVGLWSGWCGGHVDAVIGRVLDILFAFPSLLLAILAVALFGKGLGAPVLAMAIAYLPYSARLVRGLTTQEKTRTYVAAYLVQGHAPAFVAVRRLLPNIAPTVLAQSTVNFGYALLDLAALSFLGLGVQPPTPDWGAMINQAQTALLAGRPLSAVVPAAAVVLVVVAFNVVGEQYGDQLAGRETR; encoded by the coding sequence ATGACCGCCGCTGCCCCCACCGCCCTGCAGCGCCGTCCCGGGACGGGCTGGCTGCGGCGCGGGTTCCTCGCGCACGGCCTGCTCTTCCGGATCAGCCTTTCGCTGCTGCTCCTCTTCGTTCTGGTTGCACTGTTCGCGCCGTGGCTGGCCCCGCACGATCCGACCGTCGGCGACTTTGCCACCGTCATGGCCGGCCCCAGCGCCGACCACCTGCTCGGCACGGACCAGGGCGGCCACGACACCTTCTCCGCCCTGTTGGAGGGGGCCCGCACCAGCCTGCTCGGGCCACTGGGCGTGGTCGTCTTCTCCAGCCTGTCCGGTATCGCGGTCGGCCTGTGGAGCGGCTGGTGCGGCGGACACGTGGACGCGGTGATCGGCCGAGTCCTCGACATCCTCTTCGCCTTCCCCTCGCTGCTGCTGGCGATCCTCGCGGTCGCCCTCTTCGGCAAGGGACTGGGCGCACCGGTGCTGGCCATGGCCATCGCCTACCTCCCCTACAGCGCCCGACTCGTGCGCGGCCTGACCACCCAGGAGAAGACCCGGACCTATGTGGCCGCCTATCTCGTGCAGGGCCATGCCCCGGCCTTCGTCGCGGTGCGGCGGCTGCTGCCCAACATCGCGCCGACGGTGCTCGCCCAGTCCACCGTCAACTTCGGCTACGCGCTGCTGGATCTGGCTGCTCTGTCGTTCCTCGGACTCGGCGTGCAGCCGCCGACGCCGGACTGGGGAGCGATGATCAACCAGGCACAGACGGCGCTGCTCGCCGGCCGGCCGCTCTCCGCCGTAGTGCCGGCCGCAGCCGTAGTACTGGTCGTGGTCGCCTTCAACGTCGTCGGCGAGCAGTACGGCGACCAGCTCGCCGGACGGGAGACACGGTGA